A window of Mucilaginibacter sp. PAMC 26640 contains these coding sequences:
- a CDS encoding AI-2E family transporter, with the protein MDIAQFKTLPFYLKLACVLFSLISLVYIVIVAKEILSPLIFSSLFAILLLPLAQFLEFKVRLPRSAASMLSVLMLLGAIGLILYVIGSQISGLAKDWPQFQLQLTKSVESIQDWVTNTFHVDARKQLTYVDTAKSKIMESGSSVVGATLLSLSGILLFLVFTFIYTFFFLLYRKLIMRFFESVFLDENKSLVHEIVEQVQYIIRKYIIGLLIEMGIVAGVVCLVFWALGIKYAILLGLITGLFNIIPYIGIFTALVISALVTFATATVVSKVLLVVITLVVVHLIDSNVLLPLVVGSKVRINALITVLGVIMGEMIWGIPGMFLSIPVIAVMKIIFDRVESLKSWGIILGDEEHKQNRLAQKMTTKRQKIVKE; encoded by the coding sequence ATGGATATTGCTCAATTTAAAACGCTGCCGTTTTACTTAAAACTGGCCTGTGTACTGTTTAGCCTCATCTCGCTTGTCTACATTGTCATCGTTGCTAAAGAGATCCTGTCGCCGCTGATTTTTTCCAGTTTGTTTGCCATTTTATTGTTGCCGCTGGCGCAATTTTTAGAGTTTAAGGTCAGACTGCCCCGTAGCGCAGCCTCTATGTTATCGGTATTAATGCTTTTAGGTGCTATCGGTTTAATTTTATACGTTATTGGTTCTCAAATCTCTGGATTGGCGAAAGACTGGCCCCAGTTTCAGCTACAGCTTACCAAATCAGTGGAGTCAATTCAGGATTGGGTAACTAACACTTTCCATGTAGATGCCCGTAAACAATTGACGTACGTTGATACGGCTAAAAGCAAAATTATGGAGTCGGGCAGTTCGGTAGTGGGTGCAACGTTGTTGTCGCTTTCCGGCATACTACTGTTTTTGGTATTTACCTTTATTTATACCTTCTTCTTTTTGCTTTATCGCAAACTCATCATGCGGTTTTTTGAATCGGTATTTTTAGATGAGAATAAAAGCCTGGTGCATGAAATTGTAGAGCAGGTACAGTATATCATCCGTAAATACATCATCGGTTTATTGATTGAGATGGGTATTGTTGCGGGGGTTGTTTGCCTGGTGTTTTGGGCGCTGGGCATCAAGTATGCGATATTACTTGGGCTCATAACGGGATTGTTCAACATCATACCTTATATCGGTATTTTTACCGCTTTGGTCATCAGCGCGCTGGTAACCTTTGCAACAGCTACCGTTGTAAGTAAAGTACTGTTGGTGGTTATTACCCTTGTTGTAGTGCATCTAATTGACAGTAATGTATTACTGCCGCTGGTTGTAGGCTCTAAGGTGAGAATAAACGCCCTGATTACTGTATTAGGCGTAATTATGGGTGAAATGATCTGGGGGATTCCCGGGATGTTCTTATCCATTCCCGTTATAGCGGTAATGAAGATTATTTTCGACCGGGTGGAGAGCCTCAAATCCTGGGGTATTATCCTGGGTGACGAGGAGCATAAGCAAAACCGCCTTGCCCAAAAGATGACCACCAAACGGCAAAAAATTGTTAAGGAATAG
- a CDS encoding arylesterase — MQQILFLGDSLTAGYGLANSSTESFPALINEKIRSETLPYQIINAGLSGDTTSGGRSRIDHWLTRQVDVFFLELGINDIRRGVAPGTIELNLQAIINKVKAKYPDARLVLLGMEIPAFLGGQIAIEFSAIYRKLAEANHMALVPFLLEGVAGKKHLNLWDRVHPSAAGYKIVADLVWPVLKSVLI; from the coding sequence ATGCAACAGATCTTATTCTTGGGAGATAGCCTTACTGCAGGGTATGGGCTTGCCAATTCATCTACAGAATCTTTCCCGGCACTTATTAACGAAAAAATAAGATCAGAAACCCTGCCCTACCAGATTATCAATGCCGGTTTAAGCGGTGATACCACAAGCGGCGGCCGCAGCCGCATAGACCACTGGTTAACCCGGCAGGTGGATGTTTTTTTCCTGGAACTGGGGATCAATGATATTCGCCGCGGGGTAGCACCGGGTACTATAGAACTAAATCTCCAGGCCATCATTAACAAAGTAAAAGCTAAATATCCTGACGCCAGGTTGGTATTACTGGGCATGGAGATCCCAGCTTTTTTAGGCGGGCAGATCGCCATCGAATTCAGCGCCATCTATCGCAAATTGGCGGAAGCAAATCACATGGCACTGGTTCCGTTCTTATTAGAAGGCGTTGCCGGTAAAAAGCATTTAAACCTCTGGGACCGGGTGCATCCATCCGCAGCAGGTTATAAAATAGTGGCGGATTTAGTATGGCCGGTGTTGAAGAGTGTTTTGATCTAG
- a CDS encoding sulfurtransferase, translated as MIVNQFYDKGLAHASYAIIRNGRMIVIDPARDPQPYYDFAEIHSADILGVIETHPHADFVSSHLEIHQTTGAIIYVSKLTGAGYPHETFDDGDVITLDDIKLKAINTPGHSPDSICILLEDEKGKDCAVFTGDTLFVGDVGRPDLRESAGNITAKKEELAQAMYHSTRGKLMLLPKDVTVYPAHGPGSLCGKNMSPDLQSTIGKELRDNYALQLMDELKFVKTLLADQPFAPKYFGYDVELNKTGAPNFADSVKSVRKLHHDTGLEDDILVVDTRTSSLYRKGHVRASINLQDGEKFETWLGSVVGAEELFYLIAATEEDLDVVIKKTAKIGYENNIKAALLTPESATVASPDIQLDDFKNYPANYTIIDARNWAEINTGKIFSDALTIPLPELRERIGEIPSNKPIVVHCAAGYRSAAAASIIAAKITEVPVFDLSEAVKEF; from the coding sequence ATGATAGTTAACCAGTTTTACGATAAGGGCCTGGCCCATGCTTCTTACGCCATTATCCGCAACGGGCGGATGATCGTGATCGATCCGGCCCGCGACCCGCAGCCTTACTATGATTTTGCCGAGATCCACAGTGCCGATATTTTGGGTGTGATAGAAACTCATCCCCACGCCGATTTTGTAAGTTCCCACCTGGAGATTCATCAAACCACCGGTGCAATTATCTATGTAAGCAAACTTACCGGTGCCGGTTATCCGCATGAAACATTTGACGATGGAGACGTAATTACACTGGATGACATTAAACTAAAAGCCATCAACACGCCAGGCCATTCGCCCGATTCGATTTGCATTCTGTTAGAAGATGAGAAAGGTAAAGATTGTGCTGTATTTACAGGTGATACCTTATTTGTTGGCGATGTAGGGCGTCCAGATCTGCGTGAAAGCGCAGGGAATATCACTGCAAAAAAAGAAGAATTGGCGCAAGCTATGTACCACAGTACGCGCGGCAAACTGATGTTGCTGCCTAAGGATGTAACGGTATACCCCGCGCATGGCCCCGGTTCGCTCTGCGGCAAAAACATGAGCCCCGATCTGCAAAGTACCATCGGCAAGGAACTGCGTGATAATTACGCTTTACAACTGATGGATGAGCTCAAGTTCGTAAAAACCCTGCTGGCCGATCAGCCCTTCGCGCCAAAATATTTTGGCTACGATGTGGAGCTAAACAAAACCGGCGCGCCTAATTTCGCCGACAGTGTTAAGAGCGTTAGGAAACTTCATCACGATACCGGCCTGGAAGACGACATATTAGTAGTAGATACCCGGACAAGCTCGTTATACCGTAAAGGCCACGTAAGAGCCAGCATCAATTTGCAGGATGGCGAAAAATTTGAGACCTGGCTTGGATCGGTAGTTGGCGCCGAAGAATTGTTTTACCTCATTGCCGCCACCGAAGAAGACCTTGACGTGGTGATTAAAAAAACAGCCAAAATAGGGTACGAAAACAATATCAAAGCGGCTTTACTCACGCCGGAAAGTGCTACGGTTGCATCTCCTGATATCCAGCTGGACGATTTTAAGAATTATCCGGCTAACTACACTATCATAGATGCGCGCAACTGGGCGGAGATCAATACTGGTAAGATCTTTAGCGATGCTTTAACTATTCCACTGCCTGAATTGCGTGAACGTATTGGGGAGATCCCCAGTAACAAGCCCATTGTTGTACATTGTGCAGCGGGTTATCGCTCGGCAGCAGCGGCCAGTATCATCGCAGCCAAAATCACGGAAGTACCGGTGTTTGACCTAAGCGAGGCCGTGAAAGAATTTTAG
- a CDS encoding valine--tRNA ligase — protein sequence MIIAKTYSPKEAEEKWYGYWLKHNFFRSVPDEREPYTIVIPPPNVTGVLHMGHMLNNTIQDVLIRRARMKGKNACWVPGTDHASIATEAKVVAMLKERGIDKKDLTREEFLSYAWEWKEKYGGIILEQLKKLGASCDWERTKFTMDADMSESVNDIFIRLYKKGLIYRGVRMVNWDPQGKTAVSDEEVIRKEVNQKLYYIKYQVSGIKYQDGVNEAAGESNDLIRDTKYVTVATTRPETIMADAAICVNPNDERYLHLHGKKVFIPLINREIPVILDEYVTMDFGTGCLKVTPAHDLNDYELGQKHNLQIIDILSDDGTLNEKAEILVGVDRFSARKEIAVLLEEAGALAKTEDYTSQIGFSERTNAVIEPKLSMQWFLKMQEMAKPALDYVLNGEVKLIPEKFINTYRHWMENVRDWNISRQLWWGQQIPAYYLPNGQHVVGKTKEEALEEAKKINEELTLEDLRQDEDVVDTWFSSWLWPVSVFDGVRNPDNAEINYYYPTNDLVTAPEILFFWVARMIMAGHELRGQKPFTNVYLTGIVRDKQGRKMSKSLGNSPDPLDLIEKYGADGVRVGMLLCSPAGNDLMFDESYCEQGRNFANKIWNAFKLIQGWAVDESLPNTNQIAIEWFESRFNQALVQIEDDFKQYRLSEALMATYKLVWDDYCAWYLEMVKPVYKPGAEKQTIDAATYAATVGFFQNILKVLHPFMPFLTEELWHDELFGLRDDLDCCIVAQLPSSGQINSQLIAEIEVIQQIIQQVRNVRNTKQLSPKDALPLAIKVNSVIGYNRYQPIIKHLGNIDEFTIVDEALNNAVNFIAGTDEFYVALNIEIDLEAECERLKKEQDYLLGFLRAVDGKLNNERFMANAKPEIIENELKKKADAESKLKTVADNLHGLAC from the coding sequence ATGATCATTGCTAAAACATATTCCCCAAAAGAAGCCGAAGAAAAGTGGTACGGTTACTGGTTGAAACACAATTTTTTCCGTTCCGTTCCTGATGAGCGTGAACCTTACACCATTGTGATCCCCCCGCCAAACGTTACCGGAGTGCTGCATATGGGGCATATGCTCAACAATACCATACAGGATGTACTTATCCGCCGTGCCCGTATGAAAGGCAAAAATGCCTGCTGGGTACCGGGAACAGATCATGCCAGCATTGCTACCGAAGCTAAAGTAGTTGCTATGCTGAAAGAACGTGGCATCGATAAAAAAGACCTTACCCGCGAAGAATTTCTGAGCTATGCCTGGGAATGGAAAGAAAAATACGGGGGTATTATACTGGAACAGTTGAAAAAACTTGGTGCTTCCTGCGATTGGGAACGTACTAAGTTTACGATGGATGCCGATATGAGCGAATCGGTAAACGATATTTTTATCCGCCTGTACAAAAAGGGCCTGATATATCGTGGCGTACGCATGGTAAACTGGGATCCGCAGGGCAAAACTGCCGTATCTGACGAGGAGGTTATCCGTAAGGAGGTAAACCAGAAACTCTATTATATTAAGTATCAAGTATCAGGTATCAAGTATCAAGATGGGGTAAATGAAGCTGCCGGTGAATCTAACGACTTGATACGTGATACTAAATACGTAACAGTAGCGACCACCCGCCCGGAAACCATTATGGCAGATGCCGCTATATGCGTTAACCCGAACGATGAGCGGTACCTGCACCTGCATGGTAAAAAAGTATTTATACCACTTATCAACAGGGAGATTCCGGTAATTCTGGATGAATATGTAACAATGGATTTTGGTACAGGCTGTTTAAAAGTAACACCGGCGCATGATTTGAACGATTATGAACTGGGCCAGAAACATAACTTACAGATCATCGATATATTAAGTGATGATGGTACACTGAACGAAAAAGCGGAAATCCTGGTAGGGGTTGATCGTTTTTCTGCACGTAAAGAAATTGCCGTATTGCTGGAAGAAGCCGGGGCGTTGGCTAAAACGGAAGATTACACATCCCAGATAGGTTTTTCTGAACGTACCAATGCCGTTATTGAGCCAAAGCTATCCATGCAGTGGTTTTTGAAAATGCAGGAAATGGCTAAACCGGCGTTGGATTATGTTTTAAACGGAGAAGTTAAACTGATTCCGGAGAAATTCATTAACACGTACCGCCACTGGATGGAGAACGTGCGCGATTGGAACATCAGTCGCCAGTTATGGTGGGGGCAGCAGATTCCAGCTTATTACCTGCCCAATGGCCAGCATGTAGTTGGTAAAACTAAGGAAGAAGCGCTTGAAGAGGCGAAAAAGATAAATGAAGAACTTACGCTGGAAGATTTGCGCCAGGATGAAGACGTGGTAGATACCTGGTTCTCTTCCTGGTTATGGCCTGTATCAGTGTTTGACGGTGTACGGAACCCGGATAATGCCGAGATTAACTATTACTATCCTACAAATGATTTGGTTACCGCTCCGGAGATCTTATTCTTTTGGGTAGCCAGGATGATCATGGCCGGGCATGAGCTCCGTGGCCAAAAGCCATTTACCAACGTATATTTAACGGGTATTGTAAGAGACAAACAGGGCCGTAAAATGTCTAAATCTCTCGGTAATTCTCCCGATCCCCTTGATCTGATTGAAAAGTATGGCGCAGATGGTGTACGTGTGGGGATGCTGTTATGTTCACCTGCCGGGAACGATTTGATGTTTGATGAAAGTTACTGTGAACAGGGCCGCAACTTTGCCAACAAAATTTGGAATGCCTTTAAACTGATACAGGGCTGGGCGGTTGATGAAAGCCTGCCAAATACCAATCAGATAGCGATTGAATGGTTTGAGAGCCGTTTTAACCAGGCGTTGGTACAAATTGAAGACGACTTTAAACAATATCGTTTATCTGAAGCGCTGATGGCTACCTATAAATTGGTATGGGACGATTACTGTGCCTGGTACCTGGAAATGGTAAAACCTGTTTATAAACCAGGGGCAGAAAAACAAACGATAGATGCTGCCACCTATGCAGCAACAGTCGGTTTTTTTCAAAATATCTTGAAAGTGCTTCACCCGTTTATGCCTTTCCTAACCGAGGAGTTATGGCATGATGAGCTTTTCGGACTGCGTGATGATTTGGATTGCTGTATTGTTGCGCAATTGCCCTCAAGTGGGCAAATAAATTCTCAGTTAATTGCTGAAATAGAAGTCATTCAGCAGATCATTCAGCAGGTGCGCAATGTTCGAAATACAAAACAGCTATCGCCGAAGGATGCTTTGCCACTTGCTATAAAAGTAAATTCAGTAATTGGATATAATAGATATCAACCTATAATTAAACATCTGGGGAATATTGATGAGTTTACGATTGTTGATGAAGCGCTGAATAACGCGGTGAATTTTATTGCCGGTACCGACGAGTTTTACGTTGCATTAAATATAGAAATTGATCTTGAAGCAGAATGCGAGCGGCTTAAAAAAGAACAGGATTATCTTTTAGGTTTCCTGAGGGCTGTTGACGGAAAATTGAATAACGAACGCTTTATGGCCAACGCCAAACCCGAAATAATAGAAAACGAATTGAAGAAAAAGGCCGATGCGGAATCAAAGCTTAAAACCGTAGCGGATAACTTGCACGGACTGGCCTGCTAA
- a CDS encoding restriction endonuclease subunit R: protein MDLLLPLNLPPYPFKLTDENGQLSIFDVLRKRKIILTPEEWVRQHFVQYLIKQKHYPRSLIKLEGGLKLHGMAKRTDIVVFNSAGEKILLVECKAPAVAITQATFDQAARYNMVHKVKLLVVTNGLQHYYCSINFGVENYHFLEELPSYKDL from the coding sequence ATGGATCTGCTGCTGCCGTTAAACCTCCCGCCCTACCCTTTTAAATTAACTGATGAGAACGGGCAGTTGAGCATATTTGACGTATTACGCAAACGGAAAATTATCTTAACACCCGAGGAATGGGTGCGCCAGCATTTTGTACAGTACCTCATCAAACAAAAGCACTATCCAAGATCGCTGATTAAACTGGAAGGCGGGCTGAAACTGCATGGTATGGCCAAACGAACTGATATCGTCGTGTTTAATTCAGCGGGCGAAAAAATCTTATTGGTAGAATGTAAAGCCCCTGCTGTTGCCATAACCCAAGCCACGTTTGACCAGGCAGCCAGGTACAATATGGTACATAAGGTAAAGCTATTGGTGGTAACCAACGGCCTGCAGCATTACTATTGCAGCATCAATTTCGGCGTTGAAAATTATCACTTTCTAGAAGAACTTCCTTCCTACAAGGATTTATAA
- a CDS encoding DNA polymerase III subunit delta: MTAPEIIKDLKARKFKPLYLLHGEEPYFIDLVSNYIEHQVLSDAEKGFNQTVLYGKDTDIMTAINAAKRYPMMSDYQVVMVKEAQDMKWGRDDDDKKGINPLLAYLENPLPSTILVFCYKYGKFDKRKKTYKAIDKKGLIFESSALYDSKIPGWIEGYITAKNYRINGQASAMLSEYLGNDLSKIANELDKLMLNVSPGEEITLQQIHDNIGISKEYNVFELQSAIVKKDAFKVNQIVNYFEANPKANPIVLVLGNLNNFFTKVLAYHYVKDKSPQNLARELGVSPYFLKDYEQAARGYNLGKTFQVISCLREYDLKSKGVESNTGHGGLLRELMFKILH; encoded by the coding sequence ATGACTGCTCCTGAAATCATCAAAGACCTTAAGGCTCGTAAATTTAAGCCGCTGTACTTGCTGCATGGCGAAGAGCCTTATTTTATCGATCTGGTGAGCAATTACATAGAGCACCAGGTGCTGTCTGATGCGGAAAAGGGTTTTAACCAAACCGTGTTATATGGTAAGGATACCGATATCATGACGGCAATAAACGCTGCCAAACGCTACCCCATGATGAGCGATTACCAGGTGGTAATGGTAAAAGAGGCACAGGATATGAAGTGGGGCCGTGATGATGATGATAAAAAAGGCATTAATCCGCTTTTGGCTTATCTCGAAAACCCATTGCCCAGCACCATCCTGGTATTTTGCTATAAGTATGGCAAGTTTGATAAGCGCAAAAAGACTTACAAAGCCATTGATAAAAAAGGACTGATTTTCGAGTCGTCGGCTTTGTATGACAGCAAGATTCCCGGCTGGATAGAAGGGTATATTACCGCCAAAAATTATCGCATCAACGGGCAGGCATCCGCCATGCTTTCAGAATACTTAGGTAATGATCTTTCCAAAATAGCCAATGAACTGGATAAGCTGATGTTAAACGTTAGCCCGGGAGAGGAGATAACCCTACAGCAGATCCACGATAATATTGGTATCAGCAAAGAGTATAATGTTTTTGAACTGCAATCGGCCATCGTCAAAAAGGATGCTTTTAAGGTAAACCAAATTGTTAATTATTTTGAAGCCAACCCCAAGGCCAATCCCATTGTGCTGGTATTGGGTAACCTAAACAACTTCTTTACAAAGGTACTGGCTTATCATTATGTTAAAGATAAATCTCCTCAAAATCTAGCACGTGAATTGGGGGTGAGCCCATATTTCTTAAAAGACTATGAGCAGGCGGCAAGAGGTTATAATCTTGGTAAAACATTCCAGGTGATCAGCTGCCTTCGCGAATACGATTTGAAAAGCAAAGGGGTGGAATCAAACACCGGCCACGGAGGGCTCCTGCGCGAATTGATGTTCAAGATACTGCACTAA
- a CDS encoding ubiquinol-cytochrome C reductase gives MQHWLVKSEPVKYSWEQFNKEGRTFWDGVRNYQARNNLKLMGVGDLVMWYHSNEGKEIVGIARVVKAFYQDPTTEDPNWVVVDLEPVEGLKKPVTLEQIKADERLKDIGLVRQGRLSVMALKREEFDRILELAAL, from the coding sequence ATGCAGCATTGGCTTGTAAAATCCGAACCCGTAAAATACAGCTGGGAACAATTTAATAAAGAGGGCCGTACCTTTTGGGATGGCGTGCGCAATTACCAGGCGCGCAATAACCTCAAGCTAATGGGGGTAGGTGATTTGGTAATGTGGTACCACAGTAATGAAGGGAAAGAAATTGTAGGGATTGCACGCGTTGTAAAAGCTTTTTACCAGGACCCTACTACTGAAGACCCAAACTGGGTGGTAGTGGATCTTGAACCGGTGGAAGGTCTTAAAAAGCCTGTTACCCTTGAGCAAATAAAAGCCGACGAGCGCCTAAAAGATATCGGCCTGGTTAGGCAGGGGCGCCTATCTGTAATGGCTTTAAAACGCGAAGAATTCGATAGGATCCTCGAGTTGGCTGCATTGTAA
- a CDS encoding RNase III inhibitor, with protein MDKRIKLQQGDITKLNTDAIVNAANSSLLGGGGVDGAIHRAGGRQILEECIKIVDRQGGCRTGNAVITTGGKLPAKYVIHTVGPIWNAGKSKEEELLASCYKNSLALAVKNNVKSIAFPNISTGVYRFPKQLAAEIAVKTVGEFLAENQSIEEVIFICFDDKNLSIYQKLLG; from the coding sequence ATGGACAAGCGCATAAAGCTACAACAGGGCGACATCACCAAATTAAACACAGATGCCATTGTAAACGCCGCAAACAGCAGCCTTTTGGGCGGCGGAGGCGTTGATGGAGCCATTCACCGCGCAGGCGGCAGGCAAATTTTAGAGGAGTGTATCAAAATAGTGGACAGGCAGGGCGGATGTAGAACTGGCAATGCGGTGATCACCACCGGCGGCAAGCTCCCCGCGAAATATGTTATCCATACGGTTGGCCCCATTTGGAATGCCGGAAAAAGTAAAGAAGAAGAACTGCTCGCCAGTTGTTACAAAAACAGCCTGGCACTAGCAGTTAAAAACAATGTCAAATCGATTGCTTTCCCAAATATTAGCACAGGCGTGTACCGCTTTCCTAAACAGCTTGCTGCAGAAATAGCTGTAAAAACGGTAGGGGAATTCCTGGCGGAAAATCAATCCATAGAAGAAGTTATTTTCATCTGCTTTGATGACAAAAACCTTTCCATATATCAAAAATTACTGGGCTGA
- a CDS encoding acyl-CoA thioesterase: MNGKAPKESFTIMNELVLPNDTNTFNNLMGGRLLHWMDIAAAISAQKHCNRVVVTASVDNVSFHHPIKLGDVITIEAKVTRAFTTSVEVRMDVFAENIPSGTRHKSNEAYYTFVALDPDGKTIPVPPIFPETDLETELYEGALRRRQLRLVLGGRMKPADATELKAIFFDSEQQ, encoded by the coding sequence ATGAACGGAAAAGCGCCTAAAGAATCATTCACTATTATGAACGAGTTGGTTTTGCCCAACGATACCAACACATTCAATAATTTAATGGGCGGGCGCTTACTGCATTGGATGGATATTGCAGCTGCTATATCGGCACAAAAGCACTGCAACCGGGTAGTGGTAACCGCATCTGTAGATAATGTTTCTTTTCACCACCCTATTAAACTGGGAGATGTAATTACCATAGAAGCTAAAGTAACCCGGGCGTTTACTACTTCTGTAGAAGTGCGGATGGATGTTTTTGCCGAGAATATACCCTCAGGCACCAGGCATAAAAGCAATGAGGCCTACTATACATTTGTAGCGTTAGACCCGGACGGTAAAACCATCCCGGTGCCCCCGATATTTCCCGAAACGGATCTTGAAACCGAACTCTATGAAGGTGCACTGCGCCGCAGGCAGTTACGGCTGGTTTTAGGCGGACGGATGAAGCCCGCTGACGCCACGGAACTGAAAGCGATATTTTTTGATTCGGAGCAGCAGTAA
- a CDS encoding ABC transporter ATP-binding protein, translated as MIAINNLTFEIGARALYDEANWHIKPGEKIGLIGANGTGKTTLLKIIVGDYKPTSGTISMAKDLTMGYLNQDLLSYSSDKNIVHVAMEAFERQNQLHDEIEVLLKKLETDYSEDLLHKLSDKQHEFELLDGYNIEYKAHEILAGLGFSEAECERKLSTFSGGWRMRVMLAKILLQAPDILLLDEPTNHLDLPSIQWLEDYLKAFNGAIIIVSHDRWFLDKVINRTVESRKGKLNVYAGNYTFYLEEKALRSEIQRGEFKNQQSKIKQEERLIERFRAKASKAKMAQSRIKMLDKMERVDDVDDDNPEVNFSFKFSRQSGRHVVTMEHITKKYPTIDILDDAEAIIEKGDKIALIGANGKGKSTLLRIVAGADTEYEGTAQTGHNVTQTFFAQHQLESLHLEHQILQELQAFAPKQTDTELRSILGSFLFTGDDVFKKIKVLSGGEKSRVALAKALTADANFLVLDEPTNHLDMASVNILIQALDQYEGTVIVVSHDRYFLDNVANKIWFIEDQKIKQYPGTYAEYDEWNAKRKLEPKAAAPAPQPKKEEKKEVAPVKQNQPGDNKHQQLKKLNQDLSKLEEQIAAIEKEIKAMEAQLADNKIFNQAEKMKQINNNYQLKKMELGKNQQLWEALAEQIMELEA; from the coding sequence ATGATCGCTATAAATAACCTTACGTTTGAGATTGGTGCGCGGGCGCTGTATGATGAAGCCAATTGGCATATAAAACCGGGAGAAAAAATTGGCCTTATCGGTGCCAATGGTACCGGTAAAACTACGCTGCTCAAGATCATCGTAGGGGATTATAAGCCTACATCAGGTACCATATCCATGGCGAAGGACCTTACCATGGGTTACCTTAATCAGGATCTGCTCTCTTACTCATCCGATAAAAATATTGTGCATGTTGCTATGGAGGCCTTTGAACGCCAAAACCAGCTGCATGATGAGATAGAAGTGCTGTTGAAGAAACTGGAAACAGATTACTCAGAGGATCTGCTGCACAAACTTAGCGACAAACAGCACGAGTTTGAATTGCTTGACGGTTATAATATTGAATATAAAGCACACGAAATTTTAGCGGGCTTAGGTTTTAGCGAGGCTGAATGTGAGCGCAAACTGAGCACCTTTTCCGGTGGATGGCGCATGCGCGTTATGCTGGCCAAGATCCTGCTGCAGGCACCAGATATTTTGTTGTTGGATGAGCCTACCAACCACCTTGACTTACCCTCCATACAATGGCTGGAAGATTATTTAAAGGCATTTAACGGCGCAATTATCATCGTATCGCACGATAGGTGGTTCCTGGATAAAGTAATTAACCGTACGGTAGAATCCCGTAAAGGCAAGCTGAACGTATACGCAGGTAATTACACTTTTTATTTAGAGGAAAAAGCTTTGCGCTCCGAAATCCAACGCGGAGAGTTTAAAAACCAACAATCAAAAATAAAGCAGGAAGAGCGTTTGATAGAGCGTTTCCGTGCAAAGGCTTCCAAAGCGAAAATGGCACAATCACGCATTAAGATGCTGGATAAAATGGAGCGTGTTGATGATGTGGATGATGATAACCCGGAAGTTAACTTCAGCTTTAAATTCAGCAGGCAATCCGGCAGGCACGTGGTTACCATGGAGCATATCACCAAAAAATATCCAACCATTGATATTTTGGATGATGCGGAAGCGATAATTGAAAAAGGTGATAAAATTGCTTTGATAGGTGCCAACGGTAAGGGTAAATCAACTTTATTGCGTATTGTAGCAGGTGCAGATACGGAATACGAAGGCACCGCCCAAACCGGCCATAACGTTACCCAAACATTTTTTGCCCAGCACCAGCTGGAATCTCTTCACCTGGAACACCAGATATTACAGGAGTTGCAGGCATTTGCTCCCAAACAGACTGATACGGAACTTCGCTCGATACTAGGATCGTTCCTCTTTACCGGAGACGATGTATTTAAAAAGATCAAAGTATTATCGGGTGGTGAAAAATCCCGCGTGGCACTTGCTAAAGCGCTGACCGCTGATGCCAACTTTCTGGTACTGGATGAGCCTACGAATCACCTGGACATGGCTTCGGTAAATATTCTGATCCAGGCTTTGGACCAATATGAAGGCACTGTGATCGTAGTATCCCACGATAGGTATTTCCTGGATAATGTTGCCAACAAGATCTGGTTCATCGAGGATCAAAAGATCAAGCAATACCCGGGCACTTATGCCGAATACGACGAATGGAACGCAAAACGCAAACTGGAGCCAAAAGCTGCTGCGCCTGCACCTCAGCCTAAAAAGGAAGAGAAGAAAGAAGTAGCACCTGTAAAGCAAAACCAGCCGGGCGATAACAAGCACCAGCAATTAAAAAAGCTAAACCAGGATTTGAGTAAACTGGAAGAACAAATCGCCGCTATTGAAAAAGAAATAAAAGCGATGGAAGCCCAATTAGCCGACAATAAGATATTTAATCAGGCCGAAAAAATGAAGCAGATCAATAACAATTATCAGCTTAAAAAAATGGAACTTGGCAAAAACCAGCAACTTTGGGAAGCGCTTGCCGAGCAGATCATGGAACTGGAAGCATAA